The sequence gaaagagagaggggttgTCTAGGGCAGGCTCCCCCCCCCAagacctagtccgaattggactagggggaggggcggcaccccctccttccttctcttctctcttccccttccttctctcctactcctactacatggaaagggggaatcctactcccgatgggagtaggactccccagggcgcgccatagtagagcgtcggccctccccctcctccactcatttatatacgggggaggggggcaccccatgaacacacaagttgatcattgatctcttagcgatgtgcggtgcccccctccaccataattcatctcggtcatatcattgcagtgcttaggcaaagccctacgtcggtagcatcatcatcaccgtcatcacgctgttgtgctgacaaaactctccctcgatactttgctggatcagagttcgtgggacgtcaccgagctgaacgtgtgcagatcgcggaggtgtcgtacgttcgatactaggatcggtcgaccatgaagacatacgactacatcaaccgtgttgtcataacgcttccgttttcggtctacgagggtacatggacaacactctcccctctcgttgctatgcatcaccatgatctcgcgtgtgcgtaggaagtttttgaaattaccgcgttccccaacacttcttgcaatgggagaggtgcttagttttgggttcaatcttgcggtgtcctcacccagtgacaaagtaggggtagtgaggcacgtattgtattgttgctatcaagggtaaaaagatgggattttcatcatatttcttgagtttatccctctacatcatgtcatcttacttaaggtgttactctgttcttttgaacttaatactctagatgcaagcaggagtcggtcgatgtgtggagtaatagtagtagatgcaggcaggagtgaatctacttgacacggacgtgatgcctatattcataatcattgccttggatatcatcataacgttgtgtttttctatcaattgctcgacggtaatttgttcacccgccgtattattttctttcaagagagaagcctctagtgaaacctatggcctccgattctattttccatcatatattttcagatctataaccaaaaaacccaaaaaataccttgcaatttgtttgtttttactttgttttacgttttagtaatcttttatatctatctctatcagatctcatccttgcaagtgaccgtgaagggattgacaacccctttatcgcgttgggtgcagatgcatagattggagacttgcttgtacctcctactggattgataccttggttctcaaactgagggaaatacttatctctactttgttgcatcatcctttcctcttcaaggtaaaaccaaggcaagctcaagaagtagcattacCCCCAGTTCACGCACGGGCACTCTAACTTACCCCCACGAACGTGGGCATCCTCTAGCCTACTACATGGGTGAACCCACGACGCCTGGACGCCTCACGTGGAGCCCAGAGGTTAGTTCAGTTCCAGATTACTAAgaaagcaaagaagatctcaagggcACGAGCTCCACCATGGCAAGGTCAAGATGTGGGCTTATGCATTGTTTGGGGCCTACCCCAATGTTGCCCGGCGACACGTatggaccaggcccgggggctcctgtcagtgcaaCAAACGTTTACATTTGCTGCCTGAACTCATGCACAGGCGTACTAGCGATCATACCTTCAACATCAATGCATGACGTGAAGACAAGCCAGAGAAAcgctcttcgtgagatcaagaAGAGCATTAAGAAGACTAAGTCAACAAGAGATCACCACAAGaaaacctcccttgtcgggcaggagAGCCTGGCCGGGTCGAGGCAACGCTTGAAGGACGAGACCAGATCACCCCGGCAAGGTTTCCAGGGCCGCCAAGACCAGAACCCGCCAAGCCCAGAACCCGCCAAGACCAGAATCCAGGGGACGTGTGACGCTAATAAGAAGAGGCAAATAAGTGGCACGGTAGGCTTGCCGAGCTGCAACACCAGCTtggcacctagcagtgcatttaatgcactttgtcctaactgccagagttaggtatgatagtacTGTTAGCTATTTAATCATTCTgaaatgactgttttgccactgtggtcgccccttaacctataaaagaaGGCCCGAGACAACCTAGCAAGGCGATCGGACATTTGATCCCTCGACACTTGTACGCAGGCACTGCTctccccgaggcaaccttgccgggctagAGCACGTCGTGTCTTCGTGTTCCTCcatatcaatccaccaaagcaggagtagagttttacgctGCAaagcgacccgaacctgggtaaaagagagTTGTCATCGTCGTGTTGTCCGCTGctgcttctgctctttgtgcaatatGACCGTCCCCTCACCGAACCACAAAGGGCAccctgccccataggtgatcgtgcttcCACGCCGACAAATAACTATGTATTTTTAAAATTTACAACAGAGTTTTTTGTAATGTGGCAACTAAGCATGTTAATTTTTTTGGCAACTAAATACTTTTTATATGTGGCAAATAAGTACTTTCAAACCCTGATAactaattttttttatagtttGACAGCTAAGCATGTAAAAATCTGACAACTTTTTGTTTGAGCAACCTAAAATCTGACAACTATAAGTGCTTGTAATCGGAAGTATGAACTTTTTTGACAAACTAAGCATCCCCACAGGAAAAAAATATACTTCAAAAGCAAaagttaatactccctccatttcataatgtATTGCGCCCGCGTTTCCCGAGATCTAATTTTGAtcgtaaatttaaccaacgagaccgactgcgatgggagcaaaaattataccactgaGTTCCGACTGCGatgggagcaaaaattataccactgaGTTAGTATAACtcagtggtataatttttgctcccatcgcagttggtctcgttggttaaatttacggtcaaatttGAATCTCAAAAAGCGCAAGCACActatattgtggaatggagggagtaatacaaAGGCGTTGTTTGTTAACAGTGGCTGCTTTTTTGAGCATTGCTATACAGCCGATACTTTTCAGACGACACACACACGAGGTGTCTCATCCAACCATCTGTACTTTTGTACCTAATGCATCGGGCAGTACTATGCAccggtgcgccggcccaaatttgggccggtcgtcCCACTACCGTCCGATTTGACCTACTACAACCGTCAGATCTCGATTTCCTCTCGTTCTTCCCTTCGGACGGGATCTGGAAAAAAAAGTCCCCAACCAGCCGGCGCGTTCCTCCCCTCGTCTCCTACGCTTGCCGGTGACCCGAGCCGCTCGTCGCTGCCTCCGCTGGTCGCCGTCATCGGCCACTGTGTTTCCCAGCAAGAAAAATCCCAACAAAAATAAAACACCATTGGTTTGCCGGTAGCAGCAAAAAACCATGCGGGTTCCAGCAAAAATTATACCCCACTGCAGCTGTAATGGTGCCGCTCCCAGTTCGGTTGCCGTTGCATCTCGTTTTCCAGCAAAATTGACCTCGCCCGTCGCAACAACTGACAttgttggttccagcaaaacaacTCACCGCTTCCAGCAAATTGCATCATAGATTCCAGCAAAAAATTGTGTCTTCCTAGTTCCAGCAAATTGGATCACAGGTTCCAGCAAATTGAATCACTGGTTCCAGCAAAGAAAATCACCGGTTGTAGCATCACACTGCCTGTCACCGCGGTGCACGGGCGCACCACCGATTGCATCCCAAAAAATCTGTCGCCGGGTTCCAGCAAAAACTGtcaccggttgtagcaaaaattgATACGGCAAAACAAGATAGAAAGTTGCAAATCTCCAGCAAAAACGATCGCCATTTCCAGCAAAAAAAATCCGATGGTGGTAGCAAAACAAAACATCAGTTGTAGCATCGCGCCGTTTGGGCGCAAAATAATGCATTTCCTGCCGGGTCCAGCGCCCTTCACGAAGCCGGCAGCAGCACCGATGTTAGCCGGTCCCAGCACCGGAACCTCGAGGGGTTCAAACGCCGGCAACCAACAGTCCCAGCAACTGCCGGGCGTAGAATCTTTCATGGGTTTGCTACGGCAGCCACCTCTTCCCTTGGTACCATGGCTGTGAGAAGAGGTAGGTGAGGATATGTGTAGCGTGAGGAGGAAAAGGGAAAAAGGTAGGAGATAAGGGAGAAGCAAGTGGATGGACGAGAGCAGCCCAGGATGCGGCCTGGTCGAGCGATAGGATAAGCCTGGAGAAGCTTCGCGAGGGGATAAGCATTCATGTAGGATGTTTGATCGGGTTTCATCTGATGGCCCGCACGCGTCCGGCTGAAAGTTCGGCCGGCGCGCCGGGTGTAAACGTTTACCTAATGcatctataaactaatataaataAATTCATAAACTTTTACACCTGCAgttaaaatatactccctctgtaaactaatataagagcatttagattattaaaatagtgatctaaacgctcttatattagtttacggagggagtactttttatgGTTTGAGATCACTATAGTTTATAACCGACTCGGGGCCTGGACTGACTCCGCACAAAGCACCCACACACGCACACAACCAGAACTCTATCCACAAAATATCTACCCTTTAAACGTTGATGTCATTCACTTCCGTCTCTTCAGTGAATCCAAATATTCATGGAACAAAAACGTCTGCAGCGTCTGAGCCTCCACAACTGCAATAGTTGATGCAGCAGTTCATCCCCGTTCCCTTCTCCTTCCCTGAATCAAAATATTCATGGAATATAAGCAGCGTCTGTAGTCTTCAAACCAGCAGCTCCAATAATTGAGATTGAGGAAGCAGGTCTTCAGCCTCCGTCTCCTACACTGAATTGAACTATTCCTGGAACATAAACATCTCTGCCAACTGAAATCAGCACACCAATAAGCTTTATGGTTCAAACAAAATGCTTGTTAACTCAAATAATTAAACCAGCACATCATTAACCTTCAAACCAACAATTGCAATAGATGATGCAACCAAGGATACCATGCCGAATAAGGTGTGTCAATAGATGTTCCATTCACACAACGGTTGTTTGCCTTGATAAGGAGATCTCTCTactttgatactccctccgtctcgaaataagtgactcaactttgtactaacttattttgggacggagggagcaaCATTTGTTGCAGAACCTGAGGCTCACCAAACCAGTGTTACCATCCAAGGTTGTTACGCTGCTATAACTGCAAGCCCAACCATTGAGCACCACGGGCTTATCAGATGTCTTGAGTTGTGTGCTTCCTCCTCACATAGCTTAGAACAGACTTTTTTTCCCTAGAGAGAAACAAGTCACAGTCAATATTAGACACATCAAACATATGATAAAGAAACCAACAAAAAATATATATGCAAAAAGAATATAGACAAGAAAATAACAAGATATATTATGGTCAATGCGCGCAATATAATGCAAAATGAACCTAATAGTAAACTATCATCATATTTtattaaataaatatatatattcaCAAAATGGACAGCACTGAACTAAATAGAGAATCTAGAAATCAGATCTATTATTTTTGTAAATATATACTTACGAACAAAACAAAATAATCATTATATTCATTTTAATACGACTTGCTACGATGCAAACAACTTTTAATACTAACGGTTCATCATCTAAAAATTAACTATAACATTATAGTAGAAACATTTTGAAACCACCTCACTCATAGATAATCTATGTAATGATTAACAAATATTTTATTATTAAAATTTGAAAGCACCTCCCTTATAAGTGATATATATACAATTAACCAAGTAATGAGTACAAAACCATAAACCCACACAGGTTAACAAAATGATAATAATAATCATGTAGCACCATAAGCTTATCAGATTATGAGATAATAATCATGCAAGCCATACACGTTAACATCATGAGATAATAATTAAACCAAGGCATAACTTAGTAGCCTAACAATCTCACAAGTGAAAAAACATTAACATCTAATCACGCACATCTAATGAAAATCACTCATATAGTTAACAAATGCATCGAGTAACTATACTCTAATAGTGTTAATAAGATGTCACAATACGGTAAAATTTAAGTCAATGACTTCCCAGTTCCATCTGAAGCATCACAAGACGTAGCAAGGTTATGAAGCATGGTCATGTAATGGCAACATCAAATTAAATGATGAGTAGACGCAGTAGATCTATAGAAAGAAATCGTCTATTCGCATCCTCTCTGATCATCCTCCTACTCCTGAAAACAATAAGAATTACAAGTGTGAGCAAATATATGCATATACCCAAAAACAATATCAATTTTACAAAAATAAATATCATGAAAACCCAATCTTTGGCCACTTATAGCACAGAACATGCTACTTTATCTGAAGTAAACAATGCAAGCAACACTACAAAGAGCaactccagccgttcggccccccaggcgGCTTGAAAAATTGCcgcctgggggcgaaccggcgaTAAAATCGGCCTGGGGCCGATCGGggtcccagccgccgcccccagggtCGCCCCTAGACGCTTATTTTAACTTTTTTAAAAGAAACTTGGCTAAAATTCAGCAAGCACAACATAAACTTCGGCAACTTTAAAGCAGTTTTTACATGGCAAACTTAAAATTTACTAAAAAAAACAAGGCGGCGACTACAGGCCAAAGAACTCGCTGAACACGGtggcgtcgccgtcgtcgtcgtccttctcctccttcacgcggatgccactgctggacccctgcccggggtcgccatggcggactggcggcagcgcgtcatcgtcgctgtcgtcgagaacaacgacgcctccctcgtcgcggccCCGACGCCGAGCGGCGATCTCCTCCAAGGCGCGGCACTGGCGCTCCAACTCCAGCCACGCCCAGTCCTCTCGCGCCCACTTCATGGCCGCGGCGTCgtcgagccccggctccgtcttgacACCGGCGAGGCCTGGCTCCGTCTTCAtggcggcgagccccggctccgtcttcggcttgacaaGGCGGGGAGGTGCCGAGGAGGAGGTGcgcccgccctcgttgatgacgatgccggcgctgcgggtgcgctggccgagcggcgtctccgctggCTGGCATTGACGCTGAAGAGCGCCGGCAACCCAGAGGAGTGCGAGGAGCGGAAGgaacgggaggaggaagaggagccggTCCTCCTCGGCATCCATTGGTCGCCGCTCCGGCGGGGGACCGGGACGGCAGGGTACTTCAACGGCggctcgttgccgccctcgaggtgctggAGGACGGCATGGAgcgtgcggccgggggcgccccaccacaggcggcggccgTCGCTGTTCTTGGTGCCCCGCACCAGAGGAGCGTTGTCCGAAGTACGCTGCCCACGCCTCCTGGTTGCCGGCGGCGTACTCCGGGAGGGCCAGTTGATCCTCCGTCAGCGACGCCCACACGCGCTGGACCTCGTCGTTGAAGTAGTCGGGGTGCGTCATCGGGCAGCGGGGGCACGGGGACgcccccggcgctgagcctccaccgccccggcGCGCGCATGTCGGGAGGCGTCGGGATGTTGGCGTCGAACAGGAGGTGCCGCCGCCCCATCGTCGGGCAACCTCTCGCCCATCGTCTGCAGTGGCTTTGaacggggagagagagaggacagaGTTCGTCGGCGACGGCTGTGCACGGGGGAGAGAGGGGCTGCGGGCGGGTGCGTCCTCCGGCGAAGGAGGTGCTGCTTTATATAGCGGCGGGGGGGAGGTGGGGCGGCGGCGTTGTGTGTACGCATGGTGCGAGGGGGCGTGTTACCGCACTGCGCCgacccgtgaggaatcaatggaaggctgaccggcggcagccttggcattgattcccccaCGGGAAACCAAGGCGTTGTGAGGACGACGAGGCAggggtcgctgactcggcgggcccgctgttcattcgcgccaaaaacgattgccccggcgcccccgggcgccccccagcgcgccgggtccGGCCTGGTCCGCCGACGCCAATTTCGGGCCTAACCGTGGAAAAACGGGCTCCTAGGGGCGCGACTGGGCCTGTTTTCGGGCGCCGGCGCAAACAAATCGCCttgggagggcctgttgggggcgcggctggagctGCTCTAAACCTTCTAAAACTAATATCCATACATGAATCAATTTATCTAAAGTATACAATTGCATGCAACGGTACTACGATGATGGCAAATTACTATTACTCTCTTGTAACCGAGACCACCACCATCTCTATCTCCGTCTATCGATTGATTGTGTGAATATGTGATACACAGATATGTTTGTGTGGATCCTTGTCAATTATCTATCTCAGAAATTCCTTTTGCATGTACATAGTCTAAATATAGACGAGGATA comes from Triticum aestivum cultivar Chinese Spring chromosome 5B, IWGSC CS RefSeq v2.1, whole genome shotgun sequence and encodes:
- the LOC123114170 gene encoding uncharacterized protein isoform X3 yields the protein MTHPDYFNDEVQRVWASLTEDQLALPEYAAGNQEAWAAYFGQRSSGAGHQEQRRPPPVVGRPRPHAPCRPPAPRGRQRAAVEVPCRPGPPPERRPMDAEEDRLLFLLPFLPLLALLWVAGALQRQCQPAETPLGQRTRSAGIVINEGGRTSSSAPPRLVKPKTEPGLAAMKTEPGLAGVKTEPGLDDAAAMKWAREDWAWLELERQCRALEEIAARRRGRDEGGVVVLDDSDDDALPPVRHGDPGQGSSSGIRVKEEKDDDDGDATVFSEFFGL